The nucleotide window TCCATGTAAGTGTTAACATATTCCCCCTCTTAAGGATAAGGTCAACTATTCAAAGCAGCTGATGCAATATTCCTTGGGATTGGGAATCTGAGTTCATATGAAGTGGCATCAAGTTACCAAGTCTTTCAtgccaaaacaaaatgaaaaataaagcaAGAAATGAAATTTTAATCTAAGTATGCCTTTTTACAGAGTTTTTTACAAGAAGTTGACGCCAATCTTTGTCCACCAACCCTGACAATTGAAATTTTACTGACTTAAGGCATTGCAGTTGATCGATTTTTTCTTAATCTGCCACGTGTAACCCTAATGCTTTCTTCCATTACTGTCTCTTCTGTAGAGGGGTTCTCACTTTCATTTGCTGCATTAATCTGCATTGGCTCTGTCTCTGCAGGTGCTGCTGATTGGTTGATCAACTGGGGCGTAGGATTCTGGGTACTTATGCCTGCTGCAGATAAAACGGCTTTAGGCACTTGTGAAGAACTCATCTCTGCTACTTCCTTCTGTTGCTGACTTAAAGATGATCGGGAAGTAGGAGAAGGAGGATCCTCAGCCTGTATTTCTGTTGCAGCAGCTGGTTGATGATTAGCTGGTGCAGTTTGACGGACCCTTGCACCTGGTCGTTGCTATGATTTGAAGAGACAGTTTTTCAGAATAAAGCAGAAGATTGAAACCCTTGAAGATGGCAATTTATGCagtaaagaagcatgaaaacaAAATACGTATTGATGACCAATCAAATATTTGCTAACAAAGAAAGCTAATTGATCAATATGCCAACATCAAATGGAGTAGTGACCTTACAGTTAAGTCACATTcccgtaaaaaaaaaaaaaacagtattCAAAGCAATACATAGACATCAGCTACCTGAGCAGGAGGAGGTGCTGGCGTTGATTGCGCAGCAACATACTGCAAAATGTCAACTATTCTAGTCTGGCCGTAACTAGCAGCTCTTTGCCAATACAAAACTGCTACATCTCCAGCCCTTGTCTTTAGTTCTGACAAGTTGCGATCGATTTCTGACTCATGCTTTGCAACATATGGTCTAAAGAAGGAATCATATACATATGTTGTCCCCTAACACACGTAAAAGTCATATAGTATAGCGTTACAGGTCAATCTAACTTGAAAGCAAAGAACAAAGTAATATCAGATTTACAACAGTGAATAATGTTATACCTTTGTTTTAGGGTACCACAGGTATATGAAAAACGCCAACTTAGCTTCACTGTACATTGGGACCCTACAAGAAGAACACTCTAAAGACAAGAACAAAATACGAAAGCAAAACAGTTTCCTTATTTGTTCAACTGAAAGCAGTGGATGTATGTTGTACCATGATATAAAAGTATCACCAATTCTCTCAAAAACTGTCAAAAGAGCGACCAAAATCCTGCATCACAAGGGAGAAAAGAAAGTTGGTATTGGTATTCACCACCAGGTAAGCTTCGGTCAAATGAAAAATCAATATTATACCAATATTGGCACCAAAAGCGAAGTTGCTCAATTTCTGGTTTATTCTTCTCAACTGCTTTATAGCATTCATAGGCTGGGTAGGCATAGCCAAAAGCCATTCTGCAAGCACATAAATGGAACTCTTATCctcaaaattaaaagattatgacaaaaaccaaaaatataataCACAGTAAGAGGTTAGGACATACACAAGTGCCCGGGTAATAAACGATCCTATCATTTTGTTAGTATACCTGAAATggaaattatgaacaaaattagGGTCACTACAaaattttgatgatttgattATGCTTAGCTTCTTACGGAAGAAACGCGGGGAAAGCCAGTTCCCTCACTAGTCCAATGCGAGTTTGAAAccacaatcaaatcaaataaattgaataCAATGCTTTCATATATTATTGATGAGATAGAAAATCGCGATTCGTTTTTGGGTGTTCTGTCTAAACAAGTGAGTAACGATTGAGTTTAGAATATAAAGGGCGAACCTATAGCAAATAAAACAAAGATCAGTTTCAAAATTTGAAGCTCAAATgtcaacacacaccaaaataatgcagcaattaagtttaatttaatCTGATAGTATATGCTAATGGCAAAATCAAGCAAATAGAGAGAGCGAGAGAGGAAGATAAAACCTATTGAGTTTTCGGGGGCAGAATAAGCGGAAGAAGCAAGTATGATAGAAATCGACGATGAGACTTTACGGCTTGATATCGCCGGCGCGGAAATTATACCctgaaagagagaaagagaaagagagaagagtaTTGAGTTGAGTAGAGAATACAAAGAGAGAAGGAAGCCGAGAAAACTGAAAAAAGGTATTTGGAAACTGGAACCGTTTCAAAATAAGCATTTACTTATAAGGGTCTATAAAAAATTACAGAGCAATTATTCGAATTCATCCTAaagtttttataattagatattttagttttttaacttttaaaatatataaaatattttttagtttttatttttgttagataataaaattttttattaatcattaaTGATAATTGTTGATGTGAAATGTTAATTTATACGAATAGTAGTTAAATGTATATGTGTTTCGATACAAACAGATCAATATTTAAgataaagtataaaataattttgaataatttttaaaaattttaaaatagctactaaaaaattttaaaattttaaaataatcttttcaaattaattatatataattatttttaaattattaaattttagcgtctaaaatttttatctatttatctcaaatttaattatttaaatataaaaaaattataaattatttttaaaaagacattatttttaaaaaaaaattaaactaaaataaattcatatttattttttaccatgccagatattaatttaatttaatttataagtaCCACattctataaatttaaaaaaaaatttttaaacaaaaaattcaacGCAATCAAGTGGAACAACAATGCAAAGAGTACTAAACAAGTAAATAAAATGTTGCTTACAAGTACAAATGATAGGGaaaaaaatcaatcaaccacatgttaacttcttcttttcttacaaGTACAAATGtccaatttttaaaatgttgCTTAATTGTTCCTGAAATAGACCATGGTTTATCATAAGCAAACAACCAAGCATATCATACCTGCCAAGTAAATTCACAACcaataaataagtaataatCATTCTCATTATCCTTTTTACATAGAACACAAATACTATCATTTTGATTAATAACGCTAAATCTATTTAATCTCTTCTTAGTATTGACCCTGTCCACTAACACAAATTAGGTGAATAATCAACTCGTGGTGGTACCAAACCCCTCCAAATAGAACTAGTAAAACTGTAACTTGTAATATCTTTCAGTATTAATTTAGATTGCAAAACCTACACAAAAAGTTAGTAGGATAAACAcctaatttatcaaatttttacagTAGGGAGTCCTCTCTCTTATTTGTTAATTTGACTGAGTGAAGGACTCTATGGAGTTGGTTAACTAAATTCAACTCCTATTGAAATAATTATCTTCTCTATTAAAAATTTCATATCCACTCTACTCTATCCCAGAACCCACAATCTTCTATTACCGATCTGCTTTGGTTTAAGACcaaaaaaaatcttgaaaagaCGATCTTCAATATACCACATGGTAGCCAATTATCCTCCTAAAATCAAATTCTTCTATCATCCCCTACCTCCAAAGATAGTCATTTGATCATATTGTCTCTCACCTGTTGCTCTTTTATCTGTAACTGCCATATATCCTTCTATGGACCTCCTCTTTTAGGCACAGGATGACAACAGAATACTATGTTTGGATTCAAATCATTTCAAGAGcattcaattttctttcataATGGACAATCTTCTTTCGAAAATCGCTACCACCACTTGAACAAGAATCTTATCTATTTTTTTGTGTTGACCCGATTGAGAGTGATGCGCTTTTCTGTTGGTGTTTTGTTTAACTTTTCTTTCAAGACTCCTCGTTAAACTATTATTTGTATATATctatttatgtattttgttttaGAGATTGTGGCGCCTCACCACCTTTAATTTACATCCTAGGCGTAAAATTCTGTATAGTAGAATGTTACATatcttacaaatgttttggaTGGATTTAGATGGTGCTCCATTTTGAGAGTTTGGACTTTGGATCATAAGCCATGCTTTGATGATTTCAAATGTTATAATTGTTGTTGTCTTGCTGAAATAATCACTTAGcctaaatttatttgttttcgaaaatcatcattgaattgaattttttattaattgaacTTTGAATTTGTTGCTATCTTGCTGAATGATcacttaattgattttttttgttgtaaaaAATTATCATTGAGTTGAATTTGTTACTAATTGAACCTTAAATTTGTTGCTGTATCGTTGAATAATCacttaattgtttttttttgttactaaaaATCATCACTAAGTTGAATTTGTTACTAATTATCATCACTGAACCTTAAATTTATTGTTGTCTTAATGAAATAATCACttagctaaatttttttattgctgAAAATGATCAtaattgaatttgttgttgaaaattatCGATGAGATGAGTTTGTTAATCATcaatttattgatttatttttcttgttcatttaaattgagaagGTATTTTGTACTAGTGACTAGTTTATTATCTACTTTTGTAATATTAGTTATGTCTAAGAATTGATATTTGATTGTTATTAAAATGTTTGTGAAGAcatgcattttaatttttgataatcAAGTGAACCAATGACCCATTGATTGAACCAGTGATTCGATCGTATGACCGAATTAATTACCGGTTCAGTTATGATAAATgtgctttatttatttttgagtaaaTTACCATTTCTACCgacgaaagaaaagaaattatagTTGTACTCAGGAAAGATAGGTTTCGTATGACAAAATTAACCAAAACTAAAAAATCacctaaaaatttcaaattaccCTTTTGCTAACCCTAATCTCAATACTTCTCTTCCAAATCTTCTTTTCATGGATTTCACCACCTCCTTCACTAACATCACCGCCGCTGTCGCCACCAACCGTCAGCCTCACCTTCCTCCTTCTCCACTGTCACAACAACGACAACGATGATCGAGCATGGCAATGGCAAAGCAGCACCTATTTCACTTGACcttagctttttcttcttcttcttcatcttgttCTGCAatcatcttctttttcaaatcgtGAGCTAAAGGGTTAGGATTTTTCAAAACCAGCCATGTCAAAATCCAAATCCACCATCTCTTGAGAAACCGCAATCATCACCACTGTTCCATCGTCGATCTTAGAAGTAGTAGTGATGACTATGAGTACAGATATTACAGTCACGCCGGAGAGAGATTACAGAGCAACAGTAGAGATAGAACACAAACTCGAAATTGCAAAAAGAGAGTGTAGTGAAGTCAGAGAAAAAAGTGGTCGTTGTTTGAGTATTTCACAGAGAGAGAGAACGGGacgggagagagaaagaaactTGGGTGCGTCAGTAGCGAGAGagaaactcataataaagtggGACGCCGAGTGAAGTTATGTAAGAATTCAGATGTCATAGACTCAAGAATATTCTCACTCTGCATCAAGCATAACATAACTTTGGTGGTGGTAATGGTGGTGGTGTTATTGTGACaataaaggaagaagaaggtgaGACTGATAATTAGTGACAACGGTGATGGTAGTAGTCTTGACAATAAAAGTGAAGAAAttcttaacaaaaaataaaaaaatattgagatttaaaagaaagatattaaaattaggattagaaaaatgataatttagagtttttagataattttttagtatgtgaataattttattgtatGAAACTCTTTTTTACGAGTATAactataattttctttttttcacaaataaatttattaacgtttaaaatttttgtgaataaaaataatagtttttttatttattttctaaaaaaaaaatcctacaGTACGATGTGTTTTGgtttatgaattaaaaaataaaaaaccctcGTCTCCTAACCACACCCTAATTTCCAACCTGAAGTGATCCTAACACTCCTCAAATCAATTTAGTTAATtaacttaaattaaatttttgattatatcaaaaataaatttaatttttagattaacCATAATCATATACAGCTCTAAGGACCATCGActgacacaaaaaaaattactaccGCGCTATAATTTGGTGCTACTTTTATATAGATGTTTTcgtaaaaattatattttgaactattaaataatttaatcaattatatttaatcaatcatgttaaattatttaatattttataatattatttttacataaaaatatttttataaaa belongs to Arachis duranensis cultivar V14167 chromosome 8, aradu.V14167.gnm2.J7QH, whole genome shotgun sequence and includes:
- the LOC107460165 gene encoding putative HVA22-like protein g; its protein translation is MIGSFITRALVMAFGYAYPAYECYKAVEKNKPEIEQLRFWCQYWILVALLTVFERIGDTFISWVPMYSEAKLAFFIYLWYPKTKGTTYVYDSFFRPYVAKHESEIDRNLSELKTRAGDVAVLYWQRAASYGQTRIVDILQYVAAQSTPAPPPAQQRPGARVRQTAPANHQPAAATEIQAEDPPSPTSRSSLSQQQKEVAEMSSSQVPKAVLSAAGISTQNPTPQLINQSAAPAETEPMQINAANESENPSTEETVMEESIRVTRGRLRKNRSTAMP